A genomic region of Corticium candelabrum chromosome 6, ooCorCand1.1, whole genome shotgun sequence contains the following coding sequences:
- the LOC134180961 gene encoding zinc finger MYM-type protein 1-like, whose translation MEPPSKRKKKKQLSLLQCLGTSSGDLSDLPETVHSASPFETVVNSAEDTAHDKEVSVNDPIYYVGRVVSDVDKICLLQNKWCPPTGCKFQSTGGRRYNPEWESQYRWLRYSPSTDACFCCYCVLFGDESLSATAFKTTGFCDWKNAVGVKRGVLLCHEKSEIHKNACIKALSFKNVVEGKKNDICTSRSKEYEERVKRNRAIILAVIDVVIALGQRNVPFRGHSWDKVLRKESSNFEYFLHWQSQFNPTLKSHVEHGKKIACYKSPKIQNELIELAGVEVRDKILEDAHAAKWFSLMADECTDTANVEQMSVCIRFVDDSVPGQVQVREEFLGFVKLDCADALSIFNAIVNFMKECNLDIRYLRGQGYDGAAVMSGKVSGVSARILQLQPKAIYQHCRSHRLNLVIASSCRQVPLIQDLFNSLGTLTWFLGGSPKRKVILCRHLIAGDIAELITAEDKEEEEPEEELEENLEQEETSKLSDTLIRKSSSRQVPVLCETRWSARLATLSSVLAKYKAIYLALQDIVAESSGTDSRAKASSYLRLLQSSSFIVCLVVSQYILSFCDPLTKSLQSPNCDVLKAYQTAKLLRTTISAQRREDKFKELWERVQTVAGEVDAQIDKPRTAIRSTYRSNAGMQTAEQDSAVAYFRRNVYYPFIDHAVTELNNRFPDTSESMLIGYRLLPSSVSSITRSEVNSIKLFYGPDLPNGATFEPEVEVWKTKCFQLPEKDRRVTLTDAAKMADSQYFPNIHEIFKLILTSPVGSVPCERSFSALRRLKEWSRSTMTQERLCGLALLYIHRDVAVSRENVLQRFDCTGHRRLGQLSL comes from the exons ATGGAGCCACCATCtaagagaaagaaaaagaagcaaCTATCTCTTTTGCAATGTCTTGG GACATCTTCCGGTGATTTAAGCGATCTGCCTGAAACTGTACATTCTGCGTCCCCGTTTGAGACTGTAGTGAATTCTGCAGAAG ATACTGCTCATGACAAAGAAGTGTCAGTGAATGATCCGATCTACTACGTAGGCAGAGTCGTTTCCGACGTTGACAAGATATGCCTGCTGCAAAATAAATGGTGTCCACCCACCGGTTGTAAATTTCAGAGCACGGGCGGCCGTCGTTACAATCCAGAGTGGGAGAGTCAATACAGATGGCTGAGATATTCTCCTAGTACTGACGCCTGCTTTTGTTGCTACTGTGTGCTGTTTGGTGATGAGTCACTGTCTGCTACTGCTTTCAAGACAACTGGCTTTTGTGACTGGAAGAACGCAGTTGGAGTAAAGCGTGGTGTACTGCTTTGTCATGAGAAAAGTGAAATTCACAAGAATGCTTGCATAAAAGCATTATCTTTCAAGAATGTGGTCGAAGGAAAGAAAAATGATATTTGTACCAGCAGATCTAAAGAATATGAAGAGAGAGTCAAACGTAATCGAGCAATTATTCTAGCTGTAATAGATGTCGTTATTGCTCTCGGTCAGCGAAATGTTCCCTTTCGGGGTCACAGTTGGGACAAAGTTCTGAGAAAAGAATCCAGTAACTTTGAATACTTCCTCCATTGGCAGTCTCAGTTCAATCCTACTCTGAAAAGTCATGTAGAGCACGGAAAGAAGATCGCCTGTTACAAGAGCCCGAAAATACAAAATGAGCTGATAGAGTTAGCCGGTGTTGAGGTGAGAGACAAAATACTGGAAGATGCTCATGCCGCTAAATGGTTTTCGTTGATGGCGGATGAGTGCACAGATACAGCTAACGTAGAGCAGATGTCAGTCTGTATCAGGTTTGTTGACGACTCTGTACCCGGTCAGGTTCAAGTGAGAGAAGAGTTCTTAGGATTCGTCAAATTGGATTGTGCAGATGCTCTGTCTATTTTCAATGCTATTGTCAATTTTATGAAAGAGTGCAATTTGGATATTCGTTATCTTCGTGGCCAGGGCTACGACGGTGCTGCAGTTATGTCAGGAAAAGTTTCCGGTGTCTCTGCTCGAATTCTTCAGTTACAACCAAAGGCTATATACCAGCATTGTCGGTCACATAGACTGAATTTGGTTATTGCATCTTCTTGTAGGCAAGTCCCTTTAATTCAGGACTTGTTTAACTCGTTAGGAACACTGACGTGGTTTCTAGGAGGCAGTCCAAAAAGAAAAGTTATCCTTTGTAGGCATTTGATAGCAGGAGACATAGCTGAATTGATTACAGCAGAAGataaggaagaagaagaaccagAAGAAGAACTAGAAGAAAACTTAGAACAGGAGGAAACTTCGAAACTAAGTGATACGCTTATTCGTAAATCGTCATCAAGGCAAGTCCCAGTACTGTGTGAGACAAGGTGGTCGGCTCGATTGGCAACACTGTCCAGTGTCTTGGCCAAATACAAAGCCATATACCTTGCACTGCAAGATATTGTTGCAGAGAGCTCTGGCACTGATTCGAGGGCGAAAGCTTCATCTTACCTCAGACTTTTACAGTCCTCtagttttattgtttgcttgGTCGTTAGTCAGTACATTCTGAGCTTTTGTGATCCTCTGACGAAGTCTTTGCAATCTCCAAACTGTGACGTTCTGAAGGCTTATCAAACAGCCAAGCTGCTTCGCACAACGATTTCTGCGCAACGACGTGAAGACAAGTTTAAAGAATTATGGGAAAGAGTTCAAACAGTTGCAGGCGAGGTGGATGCCCAAATTGATAAACCTAGAACCGCAATAAGAAGCACCTACAGAAGCAATGCTGGCATGCAGACTGCGGAACAGGACAGCGCTGTGGCATACTTCAGAAGAAACGTGTACTACCCTTTCATTGATCACGCTGTGACAGAGCTCAACAATCGCTTCCCTGATACATCTGAATCAATGCTCATTGGGTATAGACTTCTTCCTAGCAGTGTTAGCAGTATAACAAGATCTGAGGTGAATTCAATTAAGCTCTTCTATGGTCCAGACTTACCAAATGGAGCTACATTCGAGCCTGAAGTAGAAGTTTggaaaaccaaatgttttcaaCTTCCTGAGAAAGACAGGAGAGTAACATTAACGGATGCCGCAAAGATGGCAGACAGTCAATATTTCCCCAATATTCATGAGATTTTCAAACTTATTCTAACATCTCCTGTTGGTTCCGTGCCGTGCGAAAGATCGTTTTCGGCTCTCCGGAGATTGAAGGAGTGGTCGAGATCAACAATGACGCAAGAAAGACTGTGTGGCTTAGCTCTTTTATATATTCATAGAGACGTGGCTGTAAGCAGAGAGAATGTCTTACAAAGATTTGATTGTACAGGACACCGCCGATTGGGGCAATTGTCGTTATAG
- the LOC134180962 gene encoding uncharacterized protein LOC134180962, whose protein sequence is MEGNVAEAARCGEWTKVRLLVEQGGNVNGVGRWWRRTALHWSALMRNSDICLLLLSQGANVNETDKKGDTPLHIAARNGHIQTVQLLVDCGADVNVLNEDGQTPLHTAPAGGWKDRPELCSILLEHDAKIDVVDKDGNQPLHLACHPATGNLLFSHGANVAALNKQQKSPLHLVNEIILTYYPRVQDGDHALHAAARDGYTETVQLLVNCKADVNVLNKDGQTPLHTAAGGGKDCPELCSILLKHDAKIDVVDKDGNQPLHLACKHDHLATARLLVSHGADVTVLNKQDRERIHLPTESISKSGQEQNEPHKSQWLKLVAKSLTGEAVQLTAKSSDTVATLKQQLQTKNDPSSWDQLLVFKKKQLHDEQTLADAGVTDGTILNVVLCPRGVTGMGADAAELFVRALSQGKVEVSRVKIVIAGRDRTGKTSFKRSVLKMKFQIIEPSTPVAVAELAVCEASNWKLLSNKDEEFLDKQIARAAVDVPTVSSANVSGSQDDNKYDNDKTDYEDHHGEVELGLPVDRESASTDTRESSNNTDKLDEVNDRESSSDTDKLDEATVLTGGIARAIIDFQSDPDLLKQEDSKVHVAIWDLGGQEPLLPGQGEAITPGCVVCVVFNASEFLGDKAKSFYCPADSKPIPIDNHWIVTNYDAVALWSSMTFLAGDVESLEGLLSGLHIGKSKGCASPVMLLIGTHINDADEEMIKKQNEFLSKMFRNKAFQKHILRPSNQANDWFFHVENSVSDPDSASEDAGVSAVKQVIEELARDVSPKPLIPATWSVLEKILDSLETKLGTALSNVNVIMRFARRLCRMSEEKEVRLALTYLDEAGSVIYPQKSEKLKNTVVTRPSWIFMVFSVVASVTSWPPPLLIEDWDRVRQVGIASWELIHYRLKEAGVKPAEYEDVLNLLNFYFILCPNPPPLPISVSYKTEYFVPCLLEVESKGPFAAVDLVASRPMSLIILSHKIEFFPEQLYFRLMMCCIEKYLDDPMLTRNKCVYRVEKDVKLEVIYHLKKYIIVTIDTQRPLHEIAYLCTDIRLFITKKLHEVKTPGLSRFQFSLNIQHPGPAIPLDVNKLVCIDKYIPSEDTTLRRNKSRVDVNLDHKERAALDCWFYEEKDDVEGNSQQQSLTVQANTKCTAKDLVNVANKLCHCWQRLVLNLSAEFFIDKTELIQRDVKDNSFMQAVTALRMWTNEFGEKANQAAMIRAMCTIGCRSQAADVFNTSLVQHVCPHK, encoded by the exons ATGGAAGGAAACGTCGCTGAAGCTGCGAGGTGTGGAGAATGGACGAAGGTTCGACTACTGGTTGAACAAGGAGGGAACGTGAATGGTGTGGGTAGATGGTGGAGAAGAACAGCTCTACACTGGAGTGCCCTGATGAGAAATTCcgatatttgtttgttgttgttgtcacaaGGCGCGAACGtcaatgagacagacaaaaagggAGATACGCCGCTTC acatagcagctaGAAATGGTCACATTCAGACTGTCCAGCtgttagtggattgtggagcagatgtaaatgtattgaatgaagatggacaaacaccactacatacagcaccTG ctggtggatgGAAAGAccgtcctgaattgtgttctattttactagaacatgatgccaagattgatgtagtggataaagatggaaaccaaccactacacttggcat GTCATCCTGCAACTGgaaatttattgttttctCATGGGGCTAATGTAGCTGctctaaacaagcaacaaaaaaGTCCTTTACATTTGGTAAATGAAATAATATTGACATACTATCCTCGTGTACAGGATGGTGATCATGCTTTACACGCAGCAGCTAGAGATGGTTACACTGAGACCGTCCAGCTGTTGGTGAATTGTAaagcagatgtaaatgtattgaataaagatggacaaacaccactacatacagcagctggtggagggaaagactgtcctgaattgtgttctattttactaaaacatgatgccaagattgatgtagtggataaagatggaaaccaaccactacacttggcatgtaaacaTGATCATCTTGCAACTGCACGTTTGTTGGTATCCCATGGAGCTGATGTAACTGTTCTAAACAAGCAAGACAGAGAACGTATACATTTACCAACTGAATCCATTTCAAAGTCAGGTCAAGAACAGAATG AACCTCACAAGAGTCAATGGCTCAAACTAGTGGCCAAGTCACTAACTGGTGAAGCTGTTCAATTGACAGCAAAATCATCTGATACTGTTGCCACCTTGAAGCAGCAATTGCAAACCAAGAATGACCCATCGTCATGGGATCAACTGCTTGTTTTTAAGAAGAAGCAACTGCACGATGAGCAAACATTGGCTGATGCAGGAGTAACTGATGGAACAATACTGAACGTCGTTCTTTGTCCTC GTGGTGTGACAGGCATGGGAGCTGATGCGGCTGAGTTATTTGTTCGAGCTTTATCACAAGGAAAAGTCGAAGTAAGTCGAGTGAAGATTGTCATTGCTGGTAGAGACAGAACGGGCAAGACGTCATTTAAACGATCTGTGCTCAAAATGAAgtttcagataattgaaccgAGCACACCTGTGGCAGTGGCAGAGTTGGCAGTGTGTGAAGCATCAAACTGGAAGCTTTTGAGTAACAAGGACGAAGAAtttttagacaaacaaatagctaGAGCAGCAGTTGATGTACCGACTGTTTCAAGTGCAAATGTGTCTGGTAGTCAAGACGACAACAAATATGACAATGACAAAACAGATTATGAAGATCATCACGGTGAGGTTGAGCTTGGCTTGCCAGTTGATAGAGAATCTGCATCAACTGATACTAGAGAAAGCAgcaacaatacagacaaacttgATGAAGTCAATGATAGAGAAAGCAGcagtgacacagacaaacttgaTGAAGCAACAGTTCTAACTGGAGGGATAGCTCGTGCTATCATAGATTTCCAAAGTGATCCTGACCTCTTGAAGCAGGAAGATTCAAAAGTTCACGTTGCCATTTGGGATTTGGGAGGTCAGGAGCCACTTCTTCCTGGTCAAGGAGAAGCCATCACACCAGGATGTgtcgtttgtgttgtatttaatGCATCTGAGTTTCTAGGTGACAAGGCCAAGTCCTTCTATTGTCCTGCTGACTCAAAACCAATTCCAATTGACAACCACTGGATAGTGACGAACTATGATGCTGTAGCTTTATGGTCATCCATGACTTTTTTGGCAGGAGATGTCGAAAGTCTTGAAGGCCTTCTCTCTGGTCTTCACATCGGCAAGTCAAAGGGATGTGCATCACCAGTGATGTTGTTGATTGGAACACACATCAATGATGCCGATGAAGAAATGATCAAGAAGCAGAATGAATTTCTGTCTAAAATGTTTCGTAATAAAGCATTTCAGAAGCACATCCTTCGACCATCTAACCAGGCTAATGATTGGTTTTTTCATGTCGAGAATTCGGTGTCTGATCCTGACAGTGCAAGTGAGGATGCAGGCGTGAGTGCAGTGAAGCAAGTCATTGAAGAGTTGGCACGTGATGTGTCACCTAAACCTCTGATACCAGCCACTTGGTCAGTTCTAGAGAAGATTCTTGATTCTTTAGAAACCAAGTTGGGCACTGCTCTTTCCAATGTCAATGTTATCATGCGTTTTGCCCGTCGATTGTGTCGAATgtcagaagagaaagaagttcGTCTTGCTCTAACATATTTAGATGAAGCCGGATCAGTAATCTATCCTCAGAAAAGTGAGAAGCTGAAGAACACAGTCGTCACCAGACCAAGCTGGATTTTCATGGTTTTCTCAGTTGTGGCATCTGTCACTTCTTGGCCTCCTCCCTTATTGATTGAAGATTGGGATCGAGTTCGGCAAGTAGGAATTGCTTCTTGGGAACTCATTCATTATCGTCTGAAAGAAGCAGGAGTGAAGCCAGCAGAGTATGAAGATGTACTCAATTTGTtgaatttctattttattctGTGTCCCAATCCTCCACCTCTTCCTATATCAGTTTCTTATAAAACAGAATACTTTGTTCCATGTTTGCTAGAAGTCGAGTCAAAAGGTCCATTTGCAGCTgttgatttggttgcttctCGGCCAATGTCACTTATCATTTTGTCTCACAAAATTGAGTTTTTTCCTGAGCAGTTGTATTTTAGGCTGATGATGTGTTGCATTGAGAAATATCTTGATGACCCAATGTTGACACGTAATAAGTGTGTATATCGAGTTGAGAAAGATGTCAAGTTGGAAGTGATTTATCACTtgaagaaatatatcattgtCACTATTGACACACAACGGCCACTTCATGAAATTGCATATCTGTGTACAGACATCCGTCTGTTCATCACTAAAAAGCTGCATGAAGTGAAGACACCAGGGTTGTCTCGTTTTCAGTTTTCATTGAATATTCAACATCCCGGACCAGCCATTCCTTTGGATGTAAACAAGTTGGTATGTATAGACAAGTATATACCAAGTGAGGACACAACATTGAGAAGAAACAAAAGCAGGGTCGATGTCAATCTGGATCACAAAGAGAGAGCTGCATTAGACTGTTGGTTTTATGAAGAGAAAGATGATGTAGAAGGAAACTCTCAACAACAGTCACTGACAGTACAAGCAAACACCAAATGTACGGCTAAGGATTTGGTGAATGTAGCTAACAAACTCTGTCATTGTTGGCAAAGGCTTGTGTTGAATCTGTCAGCCGAATTTTTCATAGACAAGACAGAGTTGATTCAAAGAGATGTCAAAGATAATTCCTTCATGCAAGCTGTAACAGCATTGCGTATGTGGACTAATGAATTTGGTGAAAAAGCCAACCAGGCAGCAATGATCAGGGCTATGTGTACCATTGGGTGTAGATCTCAGGCTGCAGATGTTTTCAATACCAGTTTGGTGCAGCATGTCTGCCCACACAAATGA